One genomic region from Parerythrobacter aestuarii encodes:
- a CDS encoding TIGR01244 family sulfur transferase codes for MSDFRKLSDTMLASPQIAPADVAAARAQGVTMIINNRPDGESDDQPSGAEIEAAARNAGMEYVAIPITQSGFSQPQVDAMAEALARAEGPVLGYCRSGTRSTLLWSLAQARQGMDPDDIAAAAEAAGYDVAPVRMMIDMLAAEAKG; via the coding sequence ATGAGCGACTTTCGGAAACTATCGGACACGATGCTCGCCAGCCCACAGATTGCGCCGGCAGACGTGGCTGCGGCGCGCGCGCAGGGCGTAACCATGATCATCAACAACCGCCCGGACGGCGAATCCGACGACCAGCCCAGCGGGGCGGAAATTGAAGCGGCTGCCCGCAATGCCGGCATGGAGTACGTCGCTATTCCCATCACCCAGAGCGGGTTCAGTCAGCCGCAGGTCGATGCGATGGCAGAAGCGCTGGCCAGAGCCGAGGGGCCGGTGTTAGGCTATTGCCGCTCGGGCACGCGCTCTACGTTGCTATGGTCCCTGGCTCAGGCCCGGCAGGGTATGGACCCGGATGATATCGCCGCCGCTGCCGAAGCAGCGGGTTACGATGTCGCCCCCGTGCGGATGATGAT